In the genome of Lathyrus oleraceus cultivar Zhongwan6 chromosome 4, CAAS_Psat_ZW6_1.0, whole genome shotgun sequence, the window TTTAtgtcttttttttttatcatttatcGATTCAAATATTGATTTTCGCTTTGTAAACAACAGAGTCGATGGCAGAATTCAGAAACAAAAACAACACCCATACGTCGTCGTCTAGGGTTCCGATCTTCAACCGTTCTTTGACAACGATTCACTCAGAAGAAAAACAAGCTTTACAAAAAACCCAAAACCTCGAACGCGTCGCCTCGCTTCGCGGCAGGGTCGTCAAAAAGCTCTGTAGTTTGTTCGAACCGGAAACACCGTCTTCACAAGAAGAATCAACACCTTTCTCCAACAAACCAAAACCCTTGAAATCAACCGAATCAGCATCGGTTTCAAAATCGTTGGATGCTTCACGGATCATTCGATTACCGGGAACAGAAGATCGAATCGTGTTGTATTTCACGAGTTTGCGTGGAATTAGACGAACGTATGAAGATTGCTATGCTGTTAGGTTGATATTGAGAGGATTTAGGGTTTGGGTTGACGAAAGAGATGTTTCGATGGATTCTTGTTACAGGAAGGAACTGATGAATGTGTTGGGTGAGAAGAGTATGAAGAATGTTACCCTTCCTCAGGTTTTTATCCGAGGGAATCTCGTTGGTGGTGCTGAAGTGATGAAGCAGCTTTGTGAGATTGGTGAACTGGGGAAGATCTTGGAGGGTTTTCCGAAGACGAAAGCTGGGTTTGTTTGTGAGAGTTGTGGTGATATTAGGTTTATGCCTTGTGGGAATTGTAGTGGAAGTAGGAAGGTTTTTGATGAGGATGAAGAGTTGTTGAAGAGGTGTTTGGAGTGTAATGAAAATGGATTGATTCGGTGTCCGAATTGTTGCAGTGCTTAAGATTCTTTTCGACGCGTTCATTAGTAGTTCGTGTCTTTGCAATTGCAGCTTGTTTATTGTTGCTTGCTTGCAAGTTTTTAGGGTTTGATATATATATAATTTGATCAAGATCGATTCATTTTTCAGTTGTTGGTGGTGTCGACAGGGGTTTATATATAAATAAAGGTATGCAATGTGATTCTGCGCGACCACATTAGCCATCATGGATCAGGATTCTTTGTAATATCAATTAAAGTTCACGATTTGGCTGTATAGTGAGCGTGACTCCAGTTGAGACGACACCAGCTGCTGCCATCATCGACACATATATGGTTCAAAATCTTGGTTATATTATGGTTCAAACTTCTCTTTGAATTTTATATGGTTGTTTTAATTTATTTGTTTATAGGAATTGTGTGATGAGCTGAAGCAGATGGTGTTTTCAGCTCCTTGAACTGGATTTTGTTCAAGAGTGTGCTTTTATCACCCGAAGGAAAAAGAATTTGCTAATTGGGTTTGAGTTTGTATGCATGTTGTAGTTCATTCCTGGTGAAGAGAGTTTCTCATCAAGGGAATGTAAATATTAGTGTAATGATATATGATTCCTTCAAGGGATTAACAAATATTGACAATTGAAATTTATATGCATGTTTGTTGTTTTTGTGCCTAAGAAATGAAGAACAAGTAATTCTGTGTAATTTTCATTATTGTGATGGTAATGAAAATTCTTTACTATGTTTAATCTACTGTGATTAGTCATTAGTGTTGTTAAATGTGGATTACAGAAAATAGCTGGTTGTTAAGATTCTATTATGCCATAGTACTGCAAAATAATTGTGATTTGTTTAAATTCCAACGCATTTTAGCAGTTAGCACTAAATGTTTCATGGTAGATTTCCGCTTCATATCTTTTATGTCTGGTATTCTAGCATTCAATTTCAGCAACTTCCAGGAAACATAGGAACATTTCTCTATTATTCATTCTCGCACACGCCAGTAACACAACCCATCAATTTTTTGTTAGTTCATTTAAGCAAAAAGTATTCAATTAaaacttataaataaacttaCAGAGACATCTGCGGGATATAAGGTTGATATCAAAGGAtaatttgaattttttattaaaataattcagttttttcaaaaaaaaatcaaaataatcctgttttcaatttttttttcaaactacttcacttttaggaggaggcgtcaatccaattggcgtgTCCTCCTAAAAATAGAGTGCaagcgccaattggattggctagggcacgTGGTGCAACCAATTCAATTGACGTCCATGTGTGTTTTTTGAAACGAGGCGTCAATTGGATTTACACTTCAGTGTATTTTGCAATTTTTTTGTTAAATAATCTATGTGATACATAATTTTGAAATATGACTAATTCATATTAATATAAATTCTCGTTAACACAAAGAAGACTGATGTTGGTGACCgagatcacctaaccga includes:
- the LOC127075711 gene encoding uncharacterized protein At3g28850, with the translated sequence MAEFRNKNNTHTSSSRVPIFNRSLTTIHSEEKQALQKTQNLERVASLRGRVVKKLCSLFEPETPSSQEESTPFSNKPKPLKSTESASVSKSLDASRIIRLPGTEDRIVLYFTSLRGIRRTYEDCYAVRLILRGFRVWVDERDVSMDSCYRKELMNVLGEKSMKNVTLPQVFIRGNLVGGAEVMKQLCEIGELGKILEGFPKTKAGFVCESCGDIRFMPCGNCSGSRKVFDEDEELLKRCLECNENGLIRCPNCCSA